TCGTGATGCCACCTTTAGCTTGCAACGGCTGATTCTTGATCGGTTCATGAGGTGCAATGCCATGATCGTAAGGATAAAAGGCACAATTTGGTGCAATCATCACACCACAACCAATGTGAATTGATCCTTTGTAAGCGGAAAACTGACAGCGAGGTTGAATGCCTGTATCTGCCCCAATCTTGATGCTACCGCCAGCACCAGTTTCTATACAAACATCTTGATGAATGCGGACGCGATTTCCTATCTCTACAGAACCTGTACCGTCGTCCTGATAAATTGTGACGCGATCGCCAATGAAAACATTAGTACCCAGTTGCACATCCGCATGATAAATACTGGCACTAGGTGCTACGTAGCCTTTGGGATGGTAACGAGCTAAACGACGGCGTTGTCTATAGGGCGGA
Above is a window of Gloeocapsopsis sp. IPPAS B-1203 DNA encoding:
- a CDS encoding acyltransferase, producing the protein MASSSSQHIWTRASKSHTGDIPSVGSLWTRFWMKFAWSGYFGHFATRLATWTAPPYRQRRRLARYHPKGYVAPSASIYHADVQLGTNVFIGDRVTIYQDDGTGSVEIGNRVRIHQDVCIETGAGGSIKIGADTGIQPRCQFSAYKGSIHIGCGVMIAPNCAFYPYDHGIAPHEPIKNQPLQAKGGITIDDDAWLGYGVIVLDGVHIGKGAVIGAGAVVTKDIPDGAIAVGSPARVINTRSNLVKNNVA